Proteins encoded by one window of Arabidopsis thaliana chromosome 2, partial sequence:
- a CDS encoding VQ motif-containing protein (VQ motif-containing protein; CONTAINS InterPro DOMAIN/s: VQ (InterPro:IPR008889); BEST Arabidopsis thaliana protein match is: VQ motif-containing protein (TAIR:AT1G28280.1); Has 158 Blast hits to 158 proteins in 21 species: Archae - 0; Bacteria - 0; Metazoa - 28; Fungi - 2; Plants - 128; Viruses - 0; Other Eukaryotes - 0 (source: NCBI BLink).): MEKSPRYRDKAKNLLPSPSSCTTTPTRYVKDDMYETTFIRTDPSSFKQVVQLLTGIPKNPTHQPDPRFPPFHSIPPIKAVTNKKQSSSFRLSERRNSMKHYLNINPTHSGPPEILTPTILNFPALDLSPDTPLMSDPFYRPGSFSQSPSDSKPSFDDDQERSIKEKGFYLRPSPSTTPRDTEPRLLSLFPMTPIHSPAPSPHDH, from the coding sequence ATGGAGAAATCACCAAGATACAGAGATAAAGCAAAGAACTTGCTTCCTTCACCAAGCAGCTGCACCACTACACCGACCAGATACGTTAAAGACGACATGTATGAAACCACTTTCATCCGAACCGATCCTTCTTCCTTCAAGCAAGTCGTCCAACTGCTCACCGGAATCCCCAAGAACCCGACCCACCAACCCGACCCGAGATTTCCTCCTTTTCACTCAATCCCTCCGATCAAAGCCGTGACCAACAAGAAACAATCTTCGTCCTTCCGACTCTCCGAACGTCGCAACTCGATGAAGCATTATCTCAACATCAACCCGACCCATTCCGGGCCACCCGAGATTCTCACTCCCACCATCTTGAATTTTCCGGCTCTCGATCTCAGCCCTGACACTCCTCTCATGTCTGATCCGTTTTATCGACCGGGGTCTTTTAGTCAGAGCCCTAGTGATTCGAAACCGAGCTTCGATGATGACCAAGAAAGATCGATCAAGGAGAAAGGGTTTTATTTGCGCCCGTCACCGTCGACAACTCCGAGGGATACGGAGCCTcgacttctctctctctttccgaTGACTCCGATTCACTCGCCGGCGCCTTCACCTCATGATCATTGA
- the AGP30 gene encoding arabinogalactan protein 30 (arabinogalactan protein 30 (AGP30); FUNCTIONS IN: molecular_function unknown; INVOLVED IN: biological_process unknown; LOCATED IN: endomembrane system; EXPRESSED IN: root; CONTAINS InterPro DOMAIN/s: Pollen Ole e 1 allergen/extensin (InterPro:IPR006041); BEST Arabidopsis thaliana protein match is: arabinogalactan protein 31 (TAIR:AT1G28290.1); Has 4773 Blast hits to 1945 proteins in 284 species: Archae - 10; Bacteria - 247; Metazoa - 746; Fungi - 274; Plants - 1194; Viruses - 386; Other Eukaryotes - 1916 (source: NCBI BLink).) has product MGIIGKSVSLTLFALLCFTSSVFTLGVNQPGSSDPFHSLPQHLPLPPIKLPTLPPAKAPIKLPAYPPAKAPIKLPTLPPAKAPIKLPTLPPIKPPVLPPVYPPKYNKTLVAVRGVVYCKACKYAGVNNVQGAKPVKDAVVRLVCKNKKNSISETKTDKNGYFMLLAPKTVTNYDIKGCRAFLVKSPDTKCSKVSSLHDGGKGSVLKPVLKPGFSSTIMRWFKYSVYNVGPFAFEPTCPK; this is encoded by the exons atgGGAATCATTGGTAAGAGTGTTTCTCTAACTCTCTTTGCACTTTTGTGCTtcacttcctctgttttcaccTTAGGAGTGAATCAACCTGGTTCATCAGATCCCTTCCATAGCCTTCCCCAACACCTTCCCCTACCTCCAATCAAACTACCAACTCTTCCACCGGCCAAAGCTCCCATCAAACTACCAGCCTACCCACCAGCCAAAGCTCCGATCAAGCTACCAACTCTCCCACCAGCCAAAGCTCCGATTAAGTTACCAACTCTCCCACCGATCAAACCTCCTGTTCTCCCACCAGTTTACCCTCCTAAGTACAACAAGACCCTAGTGGCAGTTAGAGGTGTGGTCTACTGCAAAGCTTGCAAGTACGCGGGCGTCAACAACGTCCAAGGCGCTAAACCCGTTAAAG ATGCGGTGGTGAGACTTGTGtgcaagaacaagaagaactCAATATCGGAGACAAAGACGGACAAGAACGGATACTTCATGCTCCTGGCCCCTAAGACGGTGACCAACTACGATATCAAAGGTTGTCGAGCTTTCCTCGTGAAGTCTCCAGACACCAAGTGCAGCAAAGTGTCGTCACTCCACGATGGAGGCAAGGGCTCCGTTCTAAAGCCGGTCTTGAAACCAGGATTTTCCTCGACCATCATGAGATGGTTCAAGTACAGTGTGTACAACGTTGGTCCATTCGCATTCGAACCTACCTGCCCCAAATGA
- a CDS encoding DNA ligase-like protein has product MSSTRRGTKRTRPEPPQSLKKPTPKAKLPDELDVDVSSDFKGIMSALQQFREKAHEDGRKKKEESISSVSTEVKSKIDELKSKLEKERQNFSKALSKSSKECENILKDEAAKFEELHKKFVKDKADHLQGLKDTISKFEEDKERLYMRYEQLRKKEKTMITEQEKFCTEKLAQLEESLKKKKRGDKTFSILRKTLGSFLENEASDEEFPPDE; this is encoded by the exons ATGTCGTCTACCAGAAGAGGCACTAAGAGAACTCGGCCAGAGCCGCCGCAATCGCTCAAGAAGCCAACACCGAAAGCAAAACTCCCGGACGAATTGGATGTCGATGTTTCTAG CGATTTCAAAGGAATCATGTCGGCGTTGCAGCAATTCAGAGAGAAAGCGCACGAAGATGGCcgtaagaagaaggaagaaagcaTTTCCAG TGTGTCCACTGaggtgaagtcaaagattgACGAGCTGAAGTCAAAACTTGAGAAAGAAAG ACAAAACTTTTCCAAAGCACTTTCAAAGAGTTCAAAGGAG TGTGAGAATATTTTGAAGGATGAAGCTGCCAAGTTTGAGGAGCTTCATAAGAAATTCGTGAAAGACAAAGCTGATCATCTACAAGGCTTGAAAG ACACTATTTCAAAGTTTGAGGAGGACAAGGAGAGGCTCTACATGCGATATGAGCAGCTAA ggaagaaggagaagacaaTGATAACGGAACAGGAGAAGTTCTGCACTGAAAAGCTTGCTCAATTGGAAGAGTCactgaagaaaaagaaacgg GGTGACAAAACTTTCAGCATACTGAGGAAAACTCTCGGCTCTTTTCTGGAAAACGAGGCTTCTGATGAGGAATTCCCACCTGATGAGTGA
- a CDS encoding DNA ligase-like protein → MSALQQFREKAHEDGRKKKEESISSVSTEVKSKIDELKSKLEKERQNFSKALSKSSKECENILKDEAAKFEELHKKFVKDKADHLQGLKDTISKFEEDKERLYMRYEQLRKKEKTMITEQEKFCTEKLAQLEESLKKKKRGDKTFSILRKTLGSFLENEASDEEFPPDE, encoded by the exons ATGTCGGCGTTGCAGCAATTCAGAGAGAAAGCGCACGAAGATGGCcgtaagaagaaggaagaaagcaTTTCCAG TGTGTCCACTGaggtgaagtcaaagattgACGAGCTGAAGTCAAAACTTGAGAAAGAAAG ACAAAACTTTTCCAAAGCACTTTCAAAGAGTTCAAAGGAG TGTGAGAATATTTTGAAGGATGAAGCTGCCAAGTTTGAGGAGCTTCATAAGAAATTCGTGAAAGACAAAGCTGATCATCTACAAGGCTTGAAAG ACACTATTTCAAAGTTTGAGGAGGACAAGGAGAGGCTCTACATGCGATATGAGCAGCTAA ggaagaaggagaagacaaTGATAACGGAACAGGAGAAGTTCTGCACTGAAAAGCTTGCTCAATTGGAAGAGTCactgaagaaaaagaaacgg GGTGACAAAACTTTCAGCATACTGAGGAAAACTCTCGGCTCTTTTCTGGAAAACGAGGCTTCTGATGAGGAATTCCCACCTGATGAGTGA
- a CDS encoding FBD-like domain family protein (FBD-like domain family protein; CONTAINS InterPro DOMAIN/s: FBD-like (InterPro:IPR006566); BEST Arabidopsis thaliana protein match is: F-box/RNI-like superfamily protein (TAIR:AT5G25860.1); Has 35333 Blast hits to 34131 proteins in 2444 species: Archae - 798; Bacteria - 22429; Metazoa - 974; Fungi - 991; Plants - 531; Viruses - 0; Other Eukaryotes - 9610 (source: NCBI BLink).), which produces MGLHCVSNQGVFIDRNEVKVLEIYGYRGRDRELRQVTCFLREMRFLQVMKVEIDADDDNKKQQLINHLLALPIRSSKFQIQFFSTFNWFIWSYETDVCIVHKCLEESVG; this is translated from the exons ATGGGCTTGCACTGTGTAAGTAATCAGGGAGTCTTCATTGATCGAAATGAAGTGAAGGTGTTGGAGATATATGGGTATAGAGGACGTGATAGAGAGCTCAGACAAGTGACGTGCTTTTTGCGGGAAATGCGGTTTCTTCAAGTGATGAAAGTCGAAAttgatgctgatgatgataacaaGAAACAGCAACTCATTAATCACCTTCTTGCTCTGCCCATACGTTCATCTAAGTTCCAAATCCAGTTCTT TTCAACATTCAATTGGTTTATATGGTCTTATGAAACTGATGTTTGCATTGTTCACAAATGTTTAGAAGAATCAGTTGGTTGA
- the EMB3113 gene encoding Ribosomal protein S5 family protein (Ribosomal protein S5 family protein; FUNCTIONS IN: structural constituent of ribosome, RNA binding; INVOLVED IN: response to cadmium ion, response to cold, translation; LOCATED IN: in 8 components; EXPRESSED IN: 26 plant structures; EXPRESSED DURING: 14 growth stages; CONTAINS InterPro DOMAIN/s: Ribosomal protein S5, N-terminal (InterPro:IPR013810), Double-stranded RNA-binding-like (InterPro:IPR014720), Ribosomal protein S5, C-terminal (InterPro:IPR005324), Ribosomal protein S5, bacterial-type (InterPro:IPR005712), Ribosomal protein S5 domain 2-type fold (InterPro:IPR020568), Ribosomal protein S5 (InterPro:IPR000851), Ribosomal protein S5 domain 2-type fold, subgroup (InterPro:IPR014721), Ribosomal protein S5, N-terminal, conserved site (InterPro:IPR018192); BEST Arabidopsis thaliana protein match is: Ribosomal protein S5 family protein (TAIR:AT1G64880.1); Has 8967 Blast hits to 8967 proteins in 2880 species: Archae - 262; Bacteria - 5121; Metazoa - 552; Fungi - 265; Plants - 165; Viruses - 0; Other Eukaryotes - 2602 (source: NCBI BLink).), with translation MATASALSSLSSLSLHTRTSSLISSSSTKSIVSFSSFLNRRFSSLTLVKASSTDTETIFFEDETPEITANVVFDPPIAPEGFVSPPYFDEGSDETEEEIATAFEELYGPAYSGESMLGKDIYVMDSKHKKSSGIGGKPKKDKIRDGFEERVVQVRRVTKVVKGGKQLKFRAIVVVGDKQGNVGVGCAKAKEVVAAVQKSAIDARRNIVQVPMTKYSTFPHRSEGDYGAAKVMLRPASPGTGVIAGGAVRIVLEMAGVENALGKQLGSNNALNNARATLAAVQQMRQFRDVAQERGIPMEELWK, from the exons ATGGCGACAGCATCAGCTCTCTCATCACTCTCTTCACTCTCACTCCACACCCGAACCTCTTCTCTcatctcctcttcctccacaAAATCCATCGtctctttctcctccttcCTCAACCGCCGCTTCTCATCTCTCACTCTCGTCAAAGCCTCATCGACCGATACCGAAACCATCTTCTTCGAAGACGAAACACCAGAAATAACCGCAAATGTCGTCTTCGACCCACCAATTGCTCCCGAAGGATTCGTCTCTCCTCCGTATTTCGACGAAGGAAGCGACGAGACAGAGGAAGAGATCGCTACCGCTTTTGAAGAGCTCTATGGACCTGCGTATAGTGGTGAGAGTATGCTTGGGAAAGATATTTATGTGATGGACTCAAAGCATAAGAAGAGTTCAGGTATTGGTGGGAAGccaaagaaagataagattaGAGATGGGTTTGAAGAGAGAGTTGTGCAAGTTAGGAGAGTGACTAAGGTTGTTAAAGGAGGGAAGCAATTGAAGTTTAGAGCTATCGTTGTTGTTGGTGATAAACAAGGGAATGTTGGTGTTGGTTGTGCTAAGGCTAAAGAAGTTGTTGCTGCTGTTCAGAAATCTGCTATTGATGCTAGGAGAAACATTGTTCAAGTTCCTATGACTAAGTATTCTACTTTCCCTCACAG ATCAGAGGGTGATTATGGAGCAGCCAAGGTGATGCTTAGACCTGCTTCACCAGGTACTGGTGTGATTGCTGGAGGAGCGGTTAGGATTGTGCTAGAGATGGCAGGAGTCGAGAATGCATTGGGGAAACAGCTTGGAAGCAACAATGCTCTCAACAATGCGAGAGCCACTCTTGCAGCAGTACAACAGATGAGACAGTTCCGCGATGTTGCACAAGAGCGTGGAATCCCCATGGAAGAACTCTGGAAGTGA
- the SPL3 gene encoding squamosa promoter binding protein-like 3 (squamosa promoter binding protein-like 3 (SPL3); CONTAINS InterPro DOMAIN/s: Squamosa promoter-binding protein (InterPro:IPR017238), Transcription factor, SBP-box (InterPro:IPR004333); BEST Arabidopsis thaliana protein match is: squamosa promoter-binding protein-like 12 (TAIR:AT3G60030.1); Has 874 Blast hits to 869 proteins in 50 species: Archae - 0; Bacteria - 0; Metazoa - 25; Fungi - 10; Plants - 838; Viruses - 0; Other Eukaryotes - 1 (source: NCBI BLink).) has protein sequence MSMRRSKAEGKRSLRELSEEEEEEEETEDEDTFEEEEALEKKQKGKATSSSGVCQVESCTADMSKAKQYHKRHKVCQFHAKAPHVRISGLHQRFCQQCSRFHALSEFDEAKRSCRRRLAGHNERRRKSTTD, from the exons ATGAGTatgagaagaagcaaagcGGAAGGGAAGAGGAGCTTACGAGAACTgagtgaggaagaggaagaagaagaagaaactgaagatgaagatacttttgaagaagaagaggctttggagaagaagcagaaaggTAAAGCTACAAGTAGTAGTGGAGTTTGTCAGGTCGAGAGTTGTACCGCGGATATGAGCAAAGCCAAACAGTACCACAAACGACACAAAGTCTGCCAGTTTCATGCCAAAGCTCCTCATGTTCGGATCTCTGGTCTTCACCAACGTTTCTGCCAACAATGCAGCAG gTTTCACGCGCTCAGTGAGTTTGATGAAGCCAAGCGGAGTTGCAGGAGACGCTTAGCTGGACACAACGAGAGAAGGCGGAAAAGCACAACTGACTAA
- the MBAC1 gene encoding Mitochondrial substrate carrier family protein, whose amino-acid sequence MGMAFESSLMFGIYSQAKLFLRGTLPDDGPRPEIIVPSAMFGGAIISFVLCPTELVKCRMQIQGTDSLVPNFRRYNSPLDCAVQTVKNDGVTGIFRGGSATLLRECTGNAVFFTVYEYLRYHIHSRLEDSKLKDGYLVDMGIGVLTGGLGGIACWSAVLPFDVAKTIIQTSSEKATERNPFKVLSSIHKRAGLKGCYAGLGPTIVRAFPANAAAIVAWEFSMKMLGIKRD is encoded by the exons ATGGGAATGGCTTTTGAAAGTTCATTGATGTTTGGCATATACTCCCAGGCTAAGCTGTTCTTGCGG GGAACTTTGCCAGATGATGGGCCACGACCAGAGATAATTGTTCCGTCTGCTATGTTTGGTGGAGCTATCATTAGTTTTGTGTTATGTCCAACAGAGCTAGTAAAG TGTAGAATGCAGATCCAAGGAACGGATTCTCTGGTTCCTAACTTCCGTAGATACAACAGTCCTCTTGATTGTGCCGTTCAGACCGTTAAAAATGATGGG GTAACAGGTATCTTTCGTGGTGGTTCGGCAACCTTATTAAGAGAATGTACGGGAAATGCTGTCTTTTTTACTGTCTATGAGTACTTACGGTATCATATCCACTCGAGATTGGAGGATTCTAAGCTGAAAGATGGTTACTTGGTTGACATGGGGATAGGAGTTCTCACTGGTGGTCTTGGAGGCATAGCT TGCTGGTCAGCTGTTTTGCCTTTTGATGTAGCAAAAACCATAATCCAGACCTCTTCAGAGAAAGCTACAGAGAGAAATCCTTTTAAAGTGTTGAGCTCG ATTCACAAGAGGGCAGGACTCAAGGGATGCTATGCAGGTTTGGGTCCAACCATTGTGAGAGCATTCCCTGCTAATGCAGCAGCAATTGTTGCTTGGGAGTTCTCAATGAAAATGTTGGGAATCAAACGTGACTAG
- the MBAC1 gene encoding Mitochondrial substrate carrier family protein, with product MGESKTTTGEGFGFYKEYVAGMMAGLATVAVGHPFDTVKVKLQKHNTDVQGLRYKNGLHCASRILQTEGVYFHCTLFVKGLYRGATSSFMGMAFESSLMFGIYSQAKLFLRGTLPDDGPRPEIIVPSAMFGGAIISFVLCPTELVKCRMQIQGTDSLVPNFRRYNSPLDCAVQTVKNDGVTGIFRGGSATLLRECTGNAVFFTVYEYLRYHIHSRLEDSKLKDGYLVDMGIGVLTGGLGGIACWSAVLPFDVAKTIIQTSSEKATERNPFKVLSSIHKRAGLKGCYAGLGPTIVRAFPANAAAIVAWEFSMKMLGIKRD from the exons ATGGGAGAGAGTAAGACGACGACAGGAGAGGGCTTCGGGTTTTACAAGGAATATGTCGCCGGAATGATGGCTGGTCTCGCCACTGTCGCCGTCGGCCACCCTTTCGACACCGTCAAG GTGAAACTTCAGAAACATAATACAGATGTGCAAGGGCTCAGATACAAAAATGGGCTGCATTGTGCTTCGAGGATCTTGCAAACTGAAGGAGTATATTTTCACTGCActcttttt GTCAAAGGACTTTATAGGGGAGCAACATCGTCGTTTATGGGAATGGCTTTTGAAAGTTCATTGATGTTTGGCATATACTCCCAGGCTAAGCTGTTCTTGCGG GGAACTTTGCCAGATGATGGGCCACGACCAGAGATAATTGTTCCGTCTGCTATGTTTGGTGGAGCTATCATTAGTTTTGTGTTATGTCCAACAGAGCTAGTAAAG TGTAGAATGCAGATCCAAGGAACGGATTCTCTGGTTCCTAACTTCCGTAGATACAACAGTCCTCTTGATTGTGCCGTTCAGACCGTTAAAAATGATGGG GTAACAGGTATCTTTCGTGGTGGTTCGGCAACCTTATTAAGAGAATGTACGGGAAATGCTGTCTTTTTTACTGTCTATGAGTACTTACGGTATCATATCCACTCGAGATTGGAGGATTCTAAGCTGAAAGATGGTTACTTGGTTGACATGGGGATAGGAGTTCTCACTGGTGGTCTTGGAGGCATAGCT TGCTGGTCAGCTGTTTTGCCTTTTGATGTAGCAAAAACCATAATCCAGACCTCTTCAGAGAAAGCTACAGAGAGAAATCCTTTTAAAGTGTTGAGCTCG ATTCACAAGAGGGCAGGACTCAAGGGATGCTATGCAGGTTTGGGTCCAACCATTGTGAGAGCATTCCCTGCTAATGCAGCAGCAATTGTTGCTTGGGAGTTCTCAATGAAAATGTTGGGAATCAAACGTGACTAG
- the MBAC1 gene encoding Mitochondrial substrate carrier family protein (MBAC1; FUNCTIONS IN: arginine transmembrane transporter activity, L-histidine transmembrane transporter activity, L-lysine transmembrane transporter activity, L-ornithine transmembrane transporter activity, binding; INVOLVED IN: transport, mitochondrial transport, transmembrane transport; LOCATED IN: mitochondrial inner membrane, membrane; EXPRESSED IN: 23 plant structures; EXPRESSED DURING: 13 growth stages; CONTAINS InterPro DOMAIN/s: Mitochondrial substrate carrier (InterPro:IPR001993), Mitochondrial substrate/solute carrier (InterPro:IPR018108), Adenine nucleotide translocator 1 (InterPro:IPR002113); BEST Arabidopsis thaliana protein match is: Mitochondrial substrate carrier family protein (TAIR:AT5G46800.1); Has 35333 Blast hits to 34131 proteins in 2444 species: Archae - 798; Bacteria - 22429; Metazoa - 974; Fungi - 991; Plants - 531; Viruses - 0; Other Eukaryotes - 9610 (source: NCBI BLink).) has protein sequence MGESKTTTGEGFGFYKEYVAGMMAGLATVAVGHPFDTVKVKLQKHNTDVQGLRYKNGLHCASRILQTEGVKGLYRGATSSFMGMAFESSLMFGIYSQAKLFLRGTLPDDGPRPEIIVPSAMFGGAIISFVLCPTELVKCRMQIQGTDSLVPNFRRYNSPLDCAVQTVKNDGVTGIFRGGSATLLRECTGNAVFFTVYEYLRYHIHSRLEDSKLKDGYLVDMGIGVLTGGLGGIACWSAVLPFDVAKTIIQTSSEKATERNPFKVLSSIHKRAGLKGCYAGLGPTIVRAFPANAAAIVAWEFSMKMLGIKRD, from the exons ATGGGAGAGAGTAAGACGACGACAGGAGAGGGCTTCGGGTTTTACAAGGAATATGTCGCCGGAATGATGGCTGGTCTCGCCACTGTCGCCGTCGGCCACCCTTTCGACACCGTCAAG GTGAAACTTCAGAAACATAATACAGATGTGCAAGGGCTCAGATACAAAAATGGGCTGCATTGTGCTTCGAGGATCTTGCAAACTGAAGGA GTCAAAGGACTTTATAGGGGAGCAACATCGTCGTTTATGGGAATGGCTTTTGAAAGTTCATTGATGTTTGGCATATACTCCCAGGCTAAGCTGTTCTTGCGG GGAACTTTGCCAGATGATGGGCCACGACCAGAGATAATTGTTCCGTCTGCTATGTTTGGTGGAGCTATCATTAGTTTTGTGTTATGTCCAACAGAGCTAGTAAAG TGTAGAATGCAGATCCAAGGAACGGATTCTCTGGTTCCTAACTTCCGTAGATACAACAGTCCTCTTGATTGTGCCGTTCAGACCGTTAAAAATGATGGG GTAACAGGTATCTTTCGTGGTGGTTCGGCAACCTTATTAAGAGAATGTACGGGAAATGCTGTCTTTTTTACTGTCTATGAGTACTTACGGTATCATATCCACTCGAGATTGGAGGATTCTAAGCTGAAAGATGGTTACTTGGTTGACATGGGGATAGGAGTTCTCACTGGTGGTCTTGGAGGCATAGCT TGCTGGTCAGCTGTTTTGCCTTTTGATGTAGCAAAAACCATAATCCAGACCTCTTCAGAGAAAGCTACAGAGAGAAATCCTTTTAAAGTGTTGAGCTCG ATTCACAAGAGGGCAGGACTCAAGGGATGCTATGCAGGTTTGGGTCCAACCATTGTGAGAGCATTCCCTGCTAATGCAGCAGCAATTGTTGCTTGGGAGTTCTCAATGAAAATGTTGGGAATCAAACGTGACTAG
- the MBAC1 gene encoding Mitochondrial substrate carrier family protein, which produces MGESKTTTGEGFGFYKEYVAGMMAGLATVAVGHPFDTVKVKLQKHNTDVQGLRYKNGLHCASRILQTEGVKGLYRGATSSFMGMAFESSLMFGIYSQAKLFLRGTLPDDGPRPEIIVPSAMFGGAIISFVLCPTELVKCRMQIQGTDSLVPNFRRYNSPLDCAVQTVKNDGVTGIFRGGSATLLRECTGNAVFFTVYEYLRYHIHSRLEDSKLKDGYLVDMGIGVLTGGLGGIAVGIYIVCFINSIIKNVAILYEYYFCFYDAVLVSCFAF; this is translated from the exons ATGGGAGAGAGTAAGACGACGACAGGAGAGGGCTTCGGGTTTTACAAGGAATATGTCGCCGGAATGATGGCTGGTCTCGCCACTGTCGCCGTCGGCCACCCTTTCGACACCGTCAAG GTGAAACTTCAGAAACATAATACAGATGTGCAAGGGCTCAGATACAAAAATGGGCTGCATTGTGCTTCGAGGATCTTGCAAACTGAAGGA GTCAAAGGACTTTATAGGGGAGCAACATCGTCGTTTATGGGAATGGCTTTTGAAAGTTCATTGATGTTTGGCATATACTCCCAGGCTAAGCTGTTCTTGCGG GGAACTTTGCCAGATGATGGGCCACGACCAGAGATAATTGTTCCGTCTGCTATGTTTGGTGGAGCTATCATTAGTTTTGTGTTATGTCCAACAGAGCTAGTAAAG TGTAGAATGCAGATCCAAGGAACGGATTCTCTGGTTCCTAACTTCCGTAGATACAACAGTCCTCTTGATTGTGCCGTTCAGACCGTTAAAAATGATGGG GTAACAGGTATCTTTCGTGGTGGTTCGGCAACCTTATTAAGAGAATGTACGGGAAATGCTGTCTTTTTTACTGTCTATGAGTACTTACGGTATCATATCCACTCGAGATTGGAGGATTCTAAGCTGAAAGATGGTTACTTGGTTGACATGGGGATAGGAGTTCTCACTGGTGGTCTTGGAGGCATAGCTGTAGGAATCTATATAGTGTGTTTCATAAATTCCATCATAAAAAATGTTGctattttatatgaatattaCTTCTGCTTCTATGATGCAGTGCTGGTCAGCTGTTTTGCCTTTTGA